The following proteins are encoded in a genomic region of Artemia franciscana unplaced genomic scaffold, ASM3288406v1 PGA_scaffold_89, whole genome shotgun sequence:
- the LOC136042236 gene encoding cuticlin-4-like isoform X2, which translates to MANYVPPTNTRPTFAPATFAPVTRPIQPAAPLIPAPRPPQVQPLQSALPTLPATNPVALPAINRPVIQPINTDPNNMLLMPLQPTGPMPTISNLDVQCGKESMVVTVVFTQVFSGVIYAKGFHTRKECTFVQLNSGQASYTFTLVLDQCGTQFIDELGSGGQAYLENTIIIQMQEEIQEVWDISRQIRCLWEGQLDKTVSALFGVDELDSQIVSFSGDTVNAFMDIQIGKGPLAPSTNGLVRIGETMTMVISVIGDPGFDIHVRDCIAHDGNRNNSVILTDNNGCVLKKKLMGPWQKTRQTGNAEVNLLAFAFFQAFKFPDQVEVFLECNIQLCKSKCGFCPGDQAVFGRKKRSLQYNKATLVSDPVRLARRLRVFAPADVTFADGRSTITLTTGELKR; encoded by the exons ATGGCTAACTACGTTCCACCAACAAATACAAGACCAACATTTGCCCCGGCCACATTTGCTCCAGTGACACGGCCTATACAACCAGCCGCCCCATTAATCCCAGCCCCGCGTCCTCCTCAAGTGCAGCCACTCCAATCAGCATTACCAACTTTGCCAGCTACCAACCCTGTAGCCTTGCCTGCTATCAATAGACCTGTAATTCAGCCAATTAACACAGATCCAAATAACATGTTGCTTATGCCCCTTCAGCCGACTGGTCCTATGCCAACAATATCGAATCTAGACGTCCAGTGTGGAAAAGAAAGCATGGTTGTCACTGTTGTTTTCACTCAAGTTTTCTCAGGAGTCATCTATGCTAAA ggTTTCCACACAAGAAAAGAGTGCACGTTTGTCCAGTTGAATAGCGGTCAGGCAAGTTACACTTTTACCCTGGTGCTTGACCAATGTGGTACTCAGTTCATTGACGAGCTTGGATCTGGTGGGCAAGCTTACCTTGAAAACACAATTATCATTCAAATGCAAGAAGAAATCCAAGAA GTCTGGGACATATCAAGACAAATCCGTTGTCTCTGGGAAGGCCAGCTCGACAAAACTGTCTCAGCCCTATTTGGTGTCGATGAGCTTGACTCTCAAATCGTTTCGTTCAGTGGTGACACTGTTAATGCCTTTATGGACATCCAAATTGGTAAAGGTCCATTGGCTCCATCAACTAACGGCCTTGTGCGCATTGGCGAAACTATGACCATGGTAATATCGGTCATCGGTGATCCAGGCTTCGATATTCAC GTCCGTGACTGCATTGCTCACGATGGCAACCGCAACAACTCAGTCATACTTACTGACAACAATGGCTGTGTTTTGAAGAAGAAACTTATGGGACCCTGGCAAAAGACTAGACAGACTGGAAACGCTGAAGTCAATTTACTTGCCTTTGCCTTTTTCCAG GCCTTCAAATTCCCCGATCAAGTTGAAGTATTCCTCGAATGTAATATTCAACTTTGCAAAAGTAAATGTGGATTTTGCCCTGGGGACCAAGCCGtg tttggcCGTAAGAAACGTTCACTCCAATATAACAAAGCAACTTTAGTATCAGATCCAGTCCGTCTAGCCCGCAGACTCCGAGTGTTTGCCCCTGCTGATGTTACTTTCGCAGATGGCAGGTCAACAATAACACTCACAACTGGTGAGTTGAAGCGATAA